In the genome of Streptomyces collinus, one region contains:
- a CDS encoding dipeptide/oligopeptide/nickel ABC transporter permease/ATP-binding protein, whose product MMTRESLTAALSRPGVRLRGLRRLPPLSKIAVCFLAVVVLMALLAPLLAPHDPLDQQPPAGGTGHPSAGHWMGQDSLGRDILSRLMYGARWSLAIGLGATGLALVAGALLGAIAATSRKAVDETLMRCLDVVMAFPGIALAAVLVAVFGGGITVLICAIAFLFTPPVARVVRANVLDQYGEDYVTAERVIGARTPHIVLKHVAVNCAAPVLVFCTVQVAEAVVFEASLSFIGAGVRPPDPSWGSVIADGKNMVLTGGWWATVFPGLLMLVTVLSLNVLSEGVSDAWAAPSAREVDVPEDDDPLEAPQDGSGEVVPLPGLAEAARRLRARARRLSRDGQPVLAVENLAIGFDGRHGGVDVVDGISFEVHPGEVLGLVGESGCGKSLTALAVMGLQPKGARVRGQVRFRQRDLLAEPMRVRRGLLGHEMAMIYQDALSSLNPAMTIRAQLKQVVRRGGHRGPAELLAMVGLDPGRTLRSYPHELSGGQRQRVLIAMALSRDPKLIVADEPTTALDVTVQAQVMELLLRLREELGFALILVSHDLALVADVTDRVVVMYGGQIVETGVTADLVESPAHHYTRGLLGSVLSLESAQQRMTQIRGVVPSPADFPAGCRFAGRCPLATGICRTAPPGLLGTATHTAACHHPAIDLVTSEVVT is encoded by the coding sequence ATGATGACCCGCGAGAGTCTCACTGCGGCGCTGTCCCGGCCCGGCGTCCGGCTGCGCGGCCTGCGCCGGCTGCCGCCGCTGTCGAAGATCGCCGTCTGCTTCCTGGCGGTCGTCGTGCTGATGGCGCTGCTGGCGCCGCTGCTCGCCCCGCACGATCCGCTCGACCAGCAGCCGCCGGCCGGCGGCACCGGGCATCCGTCCGCCGGGCACTGGATGGGTCAGGACAGCCTCGGCCGGGACATCCTCAGCCGGCTGATGTACGGGGCGCGCTGGTCGCTCGCGATCGGGCTCGGCGCGACCGGACTGGCCCTGGTGGCCGGAGCGCTGCTCGGGGCGATCGCGGCGACCTCCCGCAAGGCGGTGGACGAGACGCTGATGCGCTGCCTGGACGTGGTGATGGCGTTCCCGGGCATCGCGCTGGCCGCCGTGCTGGTCGCGGTGTTCGGCGGTGGCATCACGGTGCTGATCTGCGCGATCGCGTTCCTGTTCACCCCGCCGGTGGCGCGGGTGGTCCGGGCGAACGTCCTCGACCAGTACGGCGAGGACTATGTGACGGCGGAACGGGTGATCGGCGCCCGGACCCCGCACATCGTGCTGAAGCACGTGGCGGTCAACTGTGCCGCTCCGGTGCTGGTGTTCTGCACGGTCCAGGTCGCCGAGGCGGTCGTCTTCGAGGCGTCGCTGTCGTTCATCGGGGCGGGTGTACGGCCGCCCGACCCGTCCTGGGGCAGTGTCATCGCGGACGGCAAGAACATGGTGCTGACCGGCGGCTGGTGGGCGACGGTGTTCCCCGGGCTGCTGATGCTGGTCACGGTCCTGTCGCTGAACGTCCTGTCCGAGGGCGTGTCCGACGCGTGGGCGGCCCCGTCGGCCCGGGAGGTGGACGTACCGGAGGACGACGACCCGCTGGAGGCGCCGCAGGACGGCAGCGGGGAGGTCGTGCCGCTGCCCGGTCTGGCGGAGGCCGCGCGGCGGTTGCGGGCCCGGGCCCGCAGGCTGTCCCGGGACGGTCAGCCGGTGCTCGCGGTGGAGAACCTCGCCATCGGCTTCGACGGGCGGCACGGCGGCGTCGACGTCGTGGACGGCATCAGCTTCGAGGTGCACCCCGGCGAGGTGCTCGGGCTGGTCGGCGAGTCGGGTTGCGGCAAGTCGCTCACCGCACTGGCGGTCATGGGCCTCCAGCCGAAGGGGGCGCGCGTGCGGGGCCAGGTCCGTTTCCGGCAGCGGGACCTGCTCGCCGAGCCGATGCGGGTGCGCCGCGGGCTGCTCGGGCACGAGATGGCGATGATCTACCAGGACGCGCTGTCGTCGCTGAACCCGGCGATGACGATCAGAGCGCAGCTCAAGCAGGTCGTGCGGCGCGGCGGCCACCGCGGTCCCGCCGAGCTGCTGGCGATGGTCGGTCTCGACCCCGGACGCACCCTGCGCAGCTACCCGCACGAGCTGTCCGGCGGGCAGCGCCAGCGTGTGCTGATCGCGATGGCCCTGTCCCGCGACCCGAAGCTCATCGTCGCGGACGAGCCGACGACGGCCCTCGACGTGACCGTGCAGGCGCAGGTCATGGAGCTGCTGCTGCGGCTGCGCGAGGAGCTGGGCTTCGCGCTGATCCTCGTCTCGCACGACCTGGCGCTGGTCGCGGACGTCACCGACCGGGTGGTGGTGATGTACGGCGGGCAGATCGTGGAGACGGGCGTGACCGCCGACCTGGTCGAGTCCCCGGCGCATCACTACACGCGCGGGCTGCTCGGCAGCGTGCTGTCGCTGGAGTCGGCGCAGCAGCGGATGACGCAGATCAGGGGCGTCGTGCCGTCCCCGGCCGACTTCCCCGCGGGATGCCGCTTCGCCGGCCGGTGCCCGCTCGCCACCGGCATCTGCCGTACGGCACCCCCCGGCCTGCTGGGCACGGCGACGCACACGGCGGCCTGCCACCACCCCGCGATCGACCTGGTCACCTCGGAGGTCGTGACGTGA